In Pseudanabaena sp. FACHB-2040, the sequence CGCTGAGAAGCTCAATGGCCGTCTAGCGATGATTGGCTTTATCTCCGCTATTGCCTTTGAAGCGCTAACCGGCCACGGCATCATTAGCTGGTTAACTCAGCTCTAGGGCGCACTATTCGCCCCAAAGAGTTCGAACCACCGACCCTATCAGGAGAAACCGTGATGAGAAGCGATTTTGACTTTCCCCAAAGAGATCTAGTTGGCCCCGTGGTTTTTCGTCCTAACTTCAATAGTGCTGAAGCCATTAACACTAACCAAGCCTGGTCTCTGTTCTTCACAGCAGGCAAAGAAGACAAAACTTTGGGCTTCAACACCGAAGCAGGCCGGTTTTTCAACAACCTGTTAATTGCTATTAGCGTGATCGGTACTGTCTGGGCAGTTCTGTTTACCACAGCCGCTTAATTAAAGACGCATTAATAAACTAATTCTCTAAGGCGAGAGTCTCGGCAGGTGTCGAGACTCTCGCTGTATTCTTTGCTTGCGATGGTCCCACTGGCCTTCACCGCCCAGCCATCACCAGAGCTTTCTTCCACCATAAACATGACTTTGACGGCCTGTCTTTTGACTTTTCTTAGCGATTGAGAGAGGGTCTTGCTAGCTAATCCGCCAATCGAGGGTTTTTTGAAACCCTGTTGCCGGGATTTAGCCGCTTTCCTCCCTATCGCTATGCCCATAACGGGTGCTCAGAAGACGTTCTATGGCCAAATCCTTATCCGCTGACGTGGCAGTATCAAGTCCAGCCAATCGTCTCTATCAGGCAGTTTGGCGCTGGCATTTCTATGCCGGTCTGTGGGTCATTCCCTTCATGCTGATCCTGGCAATTACCGGGATTATTTATCTGTTTAAGCCTCAGCTCGATACTGTGATGTATCGCAATCTCATGTTTGTGCAGCCAACACCTGCAGCGGTCACCTACACCGAGCAGATGAAGGCGGTGCAGCGGGCCTATCCAGAGGCAGCAGTGACCCAGGTAATTCCCCCCGTTGCCGACAACCGCAGCACAGAGATTCAGATTGCCACTCCCGACGAGCGCAATCTGATGGTGTTTGTGAACCCCTACACAGGGCAAATCTTGGGAGCGCGCGACGAGGACCACAACCTTCAGGCCATCGCTCGCACCCTGCACGGTGAACTGATGATCGGCCGCTGGGGCGATTATTTGGTTGAGTTGGCGGCCTGTTGGGCGCTGGTCTTGCTGATCAGCGGTCTCTACCTATGGCTGCCTCGCCAGCGCTTTAGCGTCTGGGGCACGTTAATTCCCAGGCTTTGGAGCCAGAACAGACGCATCTTCTGGCGAGACCTACACGCAGTTCCTGGGGTCTACGGCACACTGCTGATTGCCTTTTTGATCTTGACGGGGTTGCCTTGGTCAGGCTTTTGGGGTGAGAGCTTTGCCAATGTCTGGGGCCGCTTTCCGGCGCAAATGTGGGATGAGGTGCCGCAATCTACCGTGCTAACCCAGCAACTCAACTACCTTGGCGAACAGGTTGTGCCCTGGGCGGTGGAAAAGCTGCCTATGCCCCAATCGGTGCTGCTGGTGCATACGCACAGTGGAGACTTGCCTGCGATCGCACCTACCCCCATCAGCCTTGATGAGATTGTGACAATTGCCAAGGCCAATGCCGCTCCATCGGGTTACAGCATCAGCCTACCAGGGGGCGAAACCGGAGTTTACACCGTATCGGCCTCTCCCAACGACCCGACGCAAGAAGTCACCCTGCACATTGACCAGTACAGTGGCCAGCTGCTAGCAAATGTGAGCTGGCAAGACTATGGGCTAGTCCCCAAAGCTGTAGAGATGGGAATTGCTATCCACATGGGCAAGTACTTTGGGCTGGCAAACCAGCTCCTCATGCTGCTAGCCTGCCTAATTTTGATCGGGCTAAGCATCAGCGGTGCGATCTTGTGGTGGCAGCGCCGCCCGTCGGGTCGATTAGGCGCGCCCCCCTTTCCTACTGACGGCAACCAGTGGAAGGTGCCACTTGTGATCGCAGCGGTGTTAGGTATTGCTTTTCCTTTAGTCGGTCTGTCACTGGTAGCAGTCCTGCTGCTGGACTATCTAGTCATTGCTCGCATTCCCACCCTCCAGCGCCTGTTAAACTAGCCCCCTTTCTCGTCTCAAGCCCAGATGGAAAAGCGGAGGCGCTGGTTTCCCAACCTGCAGTAGCGTTTGGGTACAAAAAAACATTAAAAAAGCGGAGACCTACTGTAGGTCTCCGCTTATAGAGCTAAGCCAAGTAGCCCAACCCGCTTTTAAGTAACCTTAAACAGTTGCAGGAGACTTAGCAGCCGTAGCGTCGAGTTCACCCTTGCTGTACTTAGCTGCGTAGATCTCGCAAGACTCTTGCTTGATCTTGCTAGCATTACCAGCAGTCCAGAACTCTTGATAGCGGTCAGCACACACCTTCTGCATGTACTTAATAGAAGGCTTAAGGAAGTGACGGGGATCAAATTCCTTAGTGTTGGCAGCCAGAGCTTCACGCACAGCAGCAGTGATCGCCAGACGGTTGTCGGTGTCGATATTAACTTTGCGAACACCGCGCTTAATACCCTTCTGGATCTCTTCTACAGGTACACCGTAGGTTTCGGGGATGGTGCCACCGTACTGGTTGATCACGGCAATCAAATCTTCAGGTACAGAAGAAGACCCGTGCATCACCAGGTGGGTGTTGGGCAACCGGTTGTGAATTTCTTCGATGCGGCTGATCGCCAAAATCTCACCGGTCGGCTTGCGGGTGAATTTGTAGGCTCCATGGCTGGTGCCGATGGCAACGGCCAACGCGTCTACCTGAGTAGCCAGCACAAAGTCAACAGCTTGGTCAGGGTCAGTCAGCAGCTGGTCTTGAGACAGCTTGCCTTCAAAACCGTGGCCATCTTCGGCTTCGCCCATACCAGTTTCGAGAGAGCCCAGGCAGCCCAGTTCGCCTTCTACGCTCACGCCCAGAGCATGAGCCACTTTCACCACTTCTTTGGTGACTTCAACGTTGTATTCGTAGCTGGCAGGAGACTTGGCATCTGCTTCGAGAGAACCGTCCATCATGACGCTAGTAAAGCCGTTCTTGATGGCGGAGTAGCAGGTCGCAGGCTCGTTGCCATGATCCTGGTGCATCGCAATGGGGATGTGGGGGTAGGTTTCCACCGCAGCCAGAATCAGGTGACGGAGGAAGTTTTCACCAGCATACTTACGAGCACCGCGAGAAGCCTGCAGAATCACGGGGCTATCAGTCTCATGGGCAGCCTGCATGATCGCTTGGATCTGCTCCATGTTGTTTACGTTAAAGGCAGGGATGCCGTAACCGTTTTCAGCCGCATGATCCAGCATGAGCCGCATTGGAACAAGTGCCATAAATATCCTCCTAGTGTGTTCTCGCCTTCTGGCAGTTAAGACCTTTTAATAGGTAACCTTACCTATTGATTCTAAGGTAGAACGTGGGTCTATAACGAAATGTTTTGACAAGCTAAAAGCTACCTTAAGAATATCAGGCTCTTCCCCTGGATGTATAGGTAAAGACTACAGCTGATTCAGGGGAGATTTAATCTGTGCTGAGAGAAATCTCAGAAAAAATGGGTCGCCTGGGATTCGAACCCAGGACCAATCGGTTAAAAGCCGAGTGCTCTACCGCTGAGCTAGCGACCCGTATCTTTTAGCTGCACTGCTGATTGAAAAAACCCTCAGCATTTGCTCGCTAGAAGCATCTTTCAGAAGTGTCTGATTTATATCTCGGACACGATTAATAAATCTAGCATACAGACTGCACGTATTACTCAAAATTTCTGAAATTTGTTTTTCAGGCCATCTCAGCAGGTGCTCTAGAAGTCGTTAAAGATTGTGTGGTGCCAATGTGAAGGCTGCCTGTAGCGCCTCTCTCAGGGGATAGTCCTAACTTAGGGTGGGCACCTTGAGAACACGCTAAGCTGGCCCGCCGACGGATTTATTGAAGGGGCCAGGGCAATCAGGCTAAATCTGTCGCACGCTTTTCTGCATCTGCCGTGCTCTTTCGCTGATCTAAATCACTCTTCATGAAAGTCAACGCTCAGGATCAGGTGCAATGGTCAAAAACCGGCCAGAGGCCATCGCACCTCCCCCTAGACACTCTACTACAGCATATTCCTCCTCACATCGCCACTACCTTTGACAACGCCCAGCTAGACGCCCTAGAGCAGGCACTGAACCAACGATCCAGATCTCACCACACAGTTGATATCCGCATTTCCGCCCCTTTCTGGCCCCGGTTTTACCTAGTTGTGCTGGCAGGTTCTGAGCGACGCTCCCCGGCTCGGCGGGCTCAAGAGCGCCAGCTTCA encodes:
- the fba gene encoding class II fructose-bisphosphate aldolase (catalyzes the reversible aldol condensation of dihydroxyacetonephosphate and glyceraldehyde 3-phosphate in the Calvin cycle, glycolysis, and/or gluconeogenesis) — translated: MALVPMRLMLDHAAENGYGIPAFNVNNMEQIQAIMQAAHETDSPVILQASRGARKYAGENFLRHLILAAVETYPHIPIAMHQDHGNEPATCYSAIKNGFTSVMMDGSLEADAKSPASYEYNVEVTKEVVKVAHALGVSVEGELGCLGSLETGMGEAEDGHGFEGKLSQDQLLTDPDQAVDFVLATQVDALAVAIGTSHGAYKFTRKPTGEILAISRIEEIHNRLPNTHLVMHGSSSVPEDLIAVINQYGGTIPETYGVPVEEIQKGIKRGVRKVNIDTDNRLAITAAVREALAANTKEFDPRHFLKPSIKYMQKVCADRYQEFWTAGNASKIKQESCEIYAAKYSKGELDATAAKSPATV
- a CDS encoding PepSY domain-containing protein; amino-acid sequence: MAKSLSADVAVSSPANRLYQAVWRWHFYAGLWVIPFMLILAITGIIYLFKPQLDTVMYRNLMFVQPTPAAVTYTEQMKAVQRAYPEAAVTQVIPPVADNRSTEIQIATPDERNLMVFVNPYTGQILGARDEDHNLQAIARTLHGELMIGRWGDYLVELAACWALVLLISGLYLWLPRQRFSVWGTLIPRLWSQNRRIFWRDLHAVPGVYGTLLIAFLILTGLPWSGFWGESFANVWGRFPAQMWDEVPQSTVLTQQLNYLGEQVVPWAVEKLPMPQSVLLVHTHSGDLPAIAPTPISLDEIVTIAKANAAPSGYSISLPGGETGVYTVSASPNDPTQEVTLHIDQYSGQLLANVSWQDYGLVPKAVEMGIAIHMGKYFGLANQLLMLLACLILIGLSISGAILWWQRRPSGRLGAPPFPTDGNQWKVPLVIAAVLGIAFPLVGLSLVAVLLLDYLVIARIPTLQRLLN
- a CDS encoding chlorophyll a/b-binding protein yields the protein MTSHGYTTEEGGLLNNFAVEPKVYVDDTQQFGFNEYAEKLNGRLAMIGFISAIAFEALTGHGIISWLTQL